In Nostoc sp. UHCC 0926, a single genomic region encodes these proteins:
- a CDS encoding tetratricopeptide repeat protein, with the protein MDWITLLRSLQSDFIKRLTSGCLLHCETEGQYSELTIISGERLKALREFCWLMAEKYKRVSPVRDVFISYLKGKLGEEVVKERLADFITEVDYEKRFGGDGNIDFTLTSDPSIGIEVKSRHGRIDRVRWSISSEEVEKNAVVVCILIQEDVSEAQSEYHLFLAGFLPTQMIKLKTGKISFGIEQLLYGGGLWCYLEQLQSSINNSSKQQPSIYKYLPKQEIAFKPTNNQLIKSSFQSELENSLQYHNEDLNILYVKLGDECFEKGEYPNAIANYNQALQVKSSDVDLYYKRGLAHYQIGDYEAAIADYSQAIQMNLHDAKSYNKRGLALSQLGRLEEAINDYTQAIIINPNVAVAYKNRAEARSHVGDNQGAIEDYTQAIKINPDYADAYKNRGIARYLLGSQPGFPQAIKINPKDAIAYKKRGNARSDLGDFEGAIEDYIQAIQINRNYADAYYNCGNARSDLGDFQGAIEDYTQAIQINLNYADAYYNRGNIRLEIADKHGAIEDFQKAADIYRQEGKLEALKDTRERILDLEIEESLDILKF; encoded by the coding sequence ATGGACTGGATTACACTACTGCGATCGCTACAGTCTGATTTTATTAAAAGGTTAACATCTGGTTGTCTGCTTCATTGTGAAACAGAAGGTCAATATAGTGAATTAACTATAATCTCTGGAGAGAGGTTAAAGGCACTACGGGAATTTTGCTGGCTGATGGCTGAGAAATATAAGCGTGTTTCGCCAGTCCGTGACGTTTTTATTAGCTATCTCAAAGGTAAGTTGGGTGAGGAAGTTGTCAAAGAACGTTTAGCTGATTTTATTACCGAAGTCGATTATGAAAAGCGATTCGGCGGCGATGGTAATATAGATTTTACCTTGACTTCTGACCCATCTATTGGTATCGAGGTTAAATCTCGTCATGGTCGGATTGATAGAGTTAGATGGTCAATTAGTTCTGAAGAGGTTGAAAAAAATGCAGTTGTAGTTTGCATTTTGATTCAAGAAGATGTGAGTGAAGCACAATCTGAGTATCACCTTTTTTTGGCTGGCTTTCTGCCAACCCAGATGATTAAGTTGAAGACTGGGAAAATTTCATTTGGGATAGAACAATTACTGTATGGTGGTGGTTTATGGTGCTATCTAGAACAGTTACAATCTTCTATAAATAATTCTTCAAAGCAACAACCATCAATTTACAAATATCTCCCGAAGCAGGAAATTGCATTTAAGCCAACTAATAATCAGTTGATCAAATCTTCCTTTCAATCTGAATTAGAGAACTCTTTACAATATCATAATGAAGATTTAAATATACTTTATGTAAAATTGGGTGATGAATGTTTTGAAAAAGGAGAATATCCGAATGCGATCGCCAACTATAATCAAGCCTTACAAGTTAAATCTAGCGATGTTGATCTATATTATAAACGAGGTTTAGCTCACTATCAAATAGGAGATTATGAAGCGGCGATCGCAGATTATTCTCAGGCAATTCAGATGAATCTTCATGATGCTAAATCTTACAATAAACGAGGTTTAGCTCTGTCTCAACTGGGGCGATTAGAAGAAGCAATTAATGATTATACCCAGGCGATCATAATTAATCCTAATGTTGCTGTGGCTTATAAAAACCGGGCTGAAGCTCGTTCTCATGTAGGAGATAATCAGGGAGCAATTGAGGATTATACCCAGGCTATTAAAATTAACCCCGATTATGCCGATGCTTATAAAAACCGTGGGATTGCTCGTTATTTATTAGGCTCTCAACCGGGATTTCCTCAAGCAATCAAGATTAATCCTAAAGATGCCATCGCTTATAAAAAACGTGGAAATGCCCGTTCTGATTTAGGAGATTTTGAAGGAGCAATTGAAGATTATATCCAGGCAATACAGATTAATCGTAATTATGCCGATGCTTATTACAACTGTGGGAATGCTCGTTCTGATTTAGGAGATTTTCAGGGAGCAATTGAAGATTATACTCAAGCAATACAGATTAATTTAAATTATGCAGATGCTTATTACAATCGTGGCAATATCCGTTTAGAAATAGCAGATAAACATGGAGCAATTGAAGATTTTCAAAAAGCGGCAGACATCTATCGTCAAGAAGGTAAACTAGAAGCACTCAAAGATACACGAGAAAGAATATTAGATTTAGAAATAGAAGAATCATTAGATATTTTAAAGTTCTAG
- a CDS encoding acetate--CoA ligase family protein, whose product MVLQKSSDLVRINARRTDVFDIFNFKHYIGPNPYLDTGALVFDFALIDSREPLPIEDYIARIGDRYPHLGSQTYESYAHLFAQVVSEVGKLDMDLHLNHWSVKPYPDLVRISVQSLHERTTREVAYFVWDWFEAITQDEDFTFDEQLVKLQNRFRASVYGGPTVYALLRTAYEKGIPAFYLWEEGLMQYGLGKKHVRGVATTFNCDSHLDSEFTTRKDDCKAFLKTLGFPVPEGDIVFSEKEALAAARQIGYPVAVKPVVGHKGIGVTADVQDSKELLSAYNRALAAIPEDQLTRIIVEKSISGSDFRLLCVNGRFVAATERRPASVVGDGYLTLAELIRQENRKPARLDSPTSPMSKIQIDEAMELYLDEQRLSLDSVIEKGRTVYLRKVANLSAGGISIDATQTVHADNIILAQDIAQYFQLTCLGIDVITKSLSESWKSSNFAILEINAAPGVLMHLKPSVGESVDVPSHILETFFESGTDARIPIITFNKISVEELQITIDHILLQHPDWTIGAVCRDAVFVNRSKKVLSKNYNSNVQTLLRHPKLDLLIAEYAEDILNEEGMFYRSSNIVVLDNPTETEMILVRDVFDGSTVVIRKGNDISVRRKGLIEDYTLAEDEPFTRVYLKESGAIL is encoded by the coding sequence ATGGTTCTACAAAAAAGCAGTGATTTAGTCCGCATTAATGCTAGAAGAACGGATGTATTCGATATTTTCAACTTCAAGCATTATATAGGGCCCAACCCCTATTTAGATACAGGGGCGCTGGTATTTGACTTTGCTCTAATTGACTCTAGAGAGCCTTTGCCCATTGAAGATTATATTGCAAGGATTGGCGATCGCTATCCACACTTGGGCAGCCAAACCTATGAATCTTATGCTCATCTATTTGCCCAAGTTGTATCCGAAGTTGGAAAACTGGACATGGATTTGCACCTTAACCATTGGAGTGTTAAGCCATATCCAGATTTGGTGAGGATTAGCGTCCAATCACTACATGAACGCACAACTAGAGAAGTAGCTTATTTTGTTTGGGATTGGTTTGAAGCCATTACTCAAGACGAAGACTTTACCTTTGATGAGCAGTTAGTGAAGCTGCAAAATAGATTCCGCGCATCTGTCTATGGTGGCCCCACGGTTTACGCTCTATTGCGAACAGCCTACGAAAAAGGTATTCCCGCCTTTTATTTGTGGGAAGAAGGATTGATGCAGTACGGCTTGGGAAAAAAACATGTCCGAGGGGTAGCAACAACATTTAACTGTGATAGTCATCTAGATTCGGAGTTTACCACCCGCAAAGATGACTGTAAGGCATTTTTAAAAACTTTGGGTTTTCCAGTCCCTGAAGGCGATATCGTCTTTTCGGAAAAGGAAGCCTTGGCGGCAGCAAGACAAATTGGTTACCCAGTGGCAGTTAAGCCAGTGGTAGGTCACAAAGGAATTGGTGTTACGGCTGACGTACAAGACTCAAAAGAACTGCTATCTGCTTATAATAGAGCACTGGCAGCGATTCCCGAAGACCAGCTAACTCGGATAATTGTTGAGAAAAGTATTTCCGGATCAGATTTTCGCTTGTTGTGTGTCAATGGTAGATTCGTCGCCGCCACAGAACGCCGTCCAGCATCGGTTGTCGGTGATGGGTATTTAACGCTTGCAGAATTAATTCGCCAAGAGAACCGCAAACCTGCACGTTTAGACTCACCCACCTCGCCGATGAGTAAAATTCAGATAGATGAAGCGATGGAACTCTACCTAGACGAACAACGCTTATCATTAGATAGCGTGATTGAGAAGGGACGCACTGTTTACCTGCGTAAAGTCGCCAATCTTTCAGCCGGAGGTATAAGCATCGATGCAACCCAGACAGTTCATGCTGACAATATTATCTTGGCGCAAGATATTGCCCAATATTTCCAGCTGACTTGCCTTGGTATTGATGTGATTACCAAAAGTCTCTCAGAATCTTGGAAGTCCAGTAACTTTGCCATCTTGGAAATCAACGCTGCACCAGGCGTTTTAATGCATCTAAAACCTTCTGTTGGTGAAAGCGTTGATGTGCCTTCCCATATCTTAGAAACCTTTTTTGAGTCGGGTACAGATGCCAGGATACCAATTATTACCTTTAATAAAATCTCGGTTGAAGAACTGCAAATAACGATTGACCATATCCTTTTACAACATCCCGACTGGACAATAGGCGCTGTTTGTCGTGATGCAGTTTTTGTAAATCGCTCGAAAAAAGTATTAAGCAAAAATTACAACAGCAATGTCCAAACTTTGCTGCGTCATCCAAAACTTGATTTGCTGATTGCCGAGTATGCGGAAGACATCCTAAATGAAGAGGGCATGTTTTACCGGAGTAGTAATATCGTAGTTTTGGATAATCCCACCGAAACTGAGATGATACTAGTGCGGGATGTCTTCGACGGTTCTACTGTGGTGATTAGAAAAGGCAACGACATTTCTGTGCGTCGCAAAGGGTTGATTGAAGATTATACTTTGGCTGAAGATGAACCGTTTACACGGGTTTATTTGAAAGAAAGTGGAGCGATTTTGTGA
- a CDS encoding cyanophycinase: MVQSNIKRQLVIIGGAEDKDGDSVILRDFVRRSGGIKAHIVIITAATELPKEVGENYIRVFERLGAENVRIIDTETREDASSSTALEAINKATGVFFTGGDQARITSILKDTEIDTAIHKRFSEGVVIAGTSAGAAVMPDVMIVEGDSETHPRIETVEMGPGLGFLPGVVIDQHFSQRGRLGRLISALILQPAVLGFGIDENTAMVVTDNQVEVIGQGAVTIVDESEATYNNMGEILKDESLAICGAKLHILPHGFKFDLKTRQPILNNGSVANVSVPVGATNT, encoded by the coding sequence ATGGTGCAGAGTAATATCAAACGGCAGTTGGTAATTATTGGAGGAGCTGAAGACAAGGATGGAGATTCCGTAATTCTGCGGGACTTTGTGCGCCGCTCTGGGGGTATCAAGGCGCACATTGTAATTATCACGGCGGCGACAGAATTACCAAAAGAAGTGGGAGAAAATTATATTAGAGTATTTGAGCGGCTGGGAGCCGAGAATGTTCGCATTATTGATACAGAAACGCGCGAAGATGCATCTTCATCTACCGCATTGGAAGCAATTAATAAAGCAACTGGGGTATTTTTTACTGGGGGAGACCAAGCTCGGATTACCAGCATCCTCAAGGATACCGAAATTGATACGGCGATTCACAAACGGTTCTCTGAAGGTGTAGTTATCGCCGGCACCAGCGCGGGTGCTGCTGTGATGCCAGATGTAATGATTGTGGAAGGCGACTCAGAAACACATCCAAGGATTGAAACTGTTGAAATGGGTCCTGGTCTAGGTTTCTTACCAGGGGTGGTAATCGACCAGCATTTTTCTCAGCGCGGACGGTTGGGACGCTTAATTTCAGCTTTGATACTACAACCTGCTGTTTTGGGATTTGGTATTGACGAGAATACCGCTATGGTAGTGACAGATAACCAAGTTGAAGTGATTGGCCAAGGCGCTGTCACAATTGTTGATGAATCAGAAGCTACATATAACAATATGGGCGAAATTTTGAAGGATGAGTCTTTGGCGATTTGCGGAGCAAAGCTTCATATTTTGCCACATGGCTTCAAATTTGACTTGAAAACCCGTCAACCTATCCTAAATAATGGCTCTGTGGCAAATGTCTCTGTACCAGTTGGTGCAACCAACACCTAA
- a CDS encoding uracil-DNA glycosylase has protein sequence MSSETQLSLFDDSTFSQQELIPTDAKIPIAPGTYSGITELTQDCDRCHRCALGDTRTHAVVGRGNLKAPIMVIGEAPGQNEDETGLPFVGRSGQLLEKILASVNLTTEQDVYIANINKCRPPDNRVPTPTEVAACLPYLLEQIRLVDPKIILLTGATAVKGITGDKRGITKIRGQWLEWEGRLCMPIFHPSYLLRNPSKERGAPKWLMWQDIQAVRAKLDEMQNNS, from the coding sequence ATGAGCAGCGAAACCCAACTTAGCCTCTTCGACGACTCAACCTTTAGCCAGCAAGAACTGATTCCCACGGACGCTAAAATTCCGATCGCTCCGGGAACATATTCTGGCATCACGGAGTTGACACAGGATTGCGATCGCTGCCACCGTTGTGCATTGGGAGACACTCGGACTCATGCTGTTGTCGGACGCGGTAATCTCAAAGCACCAATCATGGTTATAGGAGAAGCGCCTGGTCAAAATGAAGATGAAACGGGTTTACCATTTGTAGGCAGATCAGGGCAGTTGCTAGAGAAAATTTTGGCATCTGTAAATCTGACTACTGAGCAAGACGTATACATTGCCAACATAAATAAATGTCGCCCACCAGATAATAGAGTTCCTACTCCAACAGAAGTGGCGGCTTGTCTACCTTACTTACTAGAACAAATTCGCTTAGTTGACCCAAAAATAATTTTGTTAACCGGTGCAACTGCTGTCAAAGGGATCACTGGCGATAAGCGGGGGATTACGAAAATTCGCGGACAGTGGCTGGAGTGGGAAGGGCGTTTATGTATGCCAATTTTTCATCCTTCCTATTTGCTGCGTAACCCTTCTAAGGAAAGAGGTGCGCCTAAATGGTTGATGTGGCAGGATATCCAGGCAGTGCGGGCCAAGTTAGACGAAATGCAAAACAACAGCTAA
- a CDS encoding PatU codes for MNSDSESLQHQCLDWLLTDDVKNHEQLSVCEENDGVENLLKEATASKSSEPKLGGTPQAFQLGEIPTVQDRFQAVLKRRLQIQVQDHPPLFPWETQLIDYPDFVDEPSMTLVPTWGWMVQQSKLNLPRPLPERVFQQLLEQCQALVTSSVPLGAKLVQVVESFFPNESQALNDIAGLVLRSTYRSVNTLETIPNIQSDYSDLQPRQQMALSLLAAKQLLENLTLPLSATSPVVERQWLTSVGNLNIRVEYQSVGKLTRLLVQAELPVKGTLTLRGSGTLAMATSSTSGYLSVELGCEQLNPTYTLEVEFPEIDQQPLLFVISPTI; via the coding sequence ATGAATAGTGACTCAGAATCCTTACAACACCAGTGTCTCGATTGGTTATTGACAGACGATGTCAAAAATCACGAGCAACTCTCGGTATGTGAGGAAAATGACGGGGTAGAAAACCTCCTCAAGGAAGCCACTGCTTCAAAAAGCAGTGAGCCAAAATTGGGAGGAACGCCCCAGGCCTTTCAATTGGGAGAAATTCCTACTGTGCAAGATCGTTTCCAAGCCGTCCTTAAGCGTCGGTTACAAATCCAAGTCCAAGACCACCCACCTTTGTTTCCCTGGGAAACACAATTAATCGACTATCCCGATTTTGTTGATGAGCCGTCAATGACGCTCGTTCCTACCTGGGGGTGGATGGTACAACAGTCGAAGCTGAATCTGCCACGTCCCTTGCCGGAGAGAGTTTTCCAGCAATTGCTAGAACAATGTCAGGCGTTAGTGACATCTTCAGTGCCGCTGGGGGCAAAATTAGTTCAAGTGGTGGAGAGCTTTTTTCCCAACGAATCTCAAGCATTAAACGACATAGCTGGATTGGTGCTAAGAAGCACCTATCGGTCTGTAAATACTCTGGAAACAATACCCAATATTCAGAGCGATTACTCAGATTTACAACCACGTCAACAGATGGCTTTGTCGTTGCTAGCAGCTAAACAACTGCTGGAAAATCTGACTCTACCACTTTCAGCAACCAGTCCAGTGGTAGAAAGACAATGGCTAACCAGTGTCGGTAATTTGAACATTAGAGTAGAGTATCAGTCTGTAGGTAAACTTACGAGGTTACTTGTTCAGGCTGAGTTACCCGTTAAAGGAACTTTGACACTTCGCGGAAGTGGCACCTTAGCAATGGCAACATCTTCCACTTCGGGATACTTAAGTGTAGAGTTAGGCTGCGAACAACTTAACCCAACTTATACCCTGGAAGTTGAGTTTCCAGAAATAGACCAACAGCCATTGTTGTTCGTGATTAGTCCCACGATTTAG
- a CDS encoding tetratricopeptide repeat protein, with the protein MKRNTITHEFDSGSQAEILPPQESDDNLSEASKLLRQGMQQQQAGEFLAAMKSLQQSLGLFQAIGDLQKQAQVLCFLGLVTYSAGDYKGAISHSQQCLSLLNNTSDLALQMQALSHLGNSYRHLNDHSKAIEFLEKCLKITQQLQDKRSQLAALNNLGLVYKALGNFIQAIEYQQQSLEIVRELKDNWGEEQVLKNLGNAWYALDNYPKAIAYYEQCVVIARSLKNVRSASQVLKNLGNACYALYDYVKAIEYYEERLQLAREIQDNRSEEQSLGSLGVACEALGDYNKAITYYEERLLLARSMKDRRSEEEAVARLKAACYALGDYAKAMQYPG; encoded by the coding sequence GTGAAGCGTAATACAATTACCCATGAATTTGACTCTGGTTCACAAGCAGAAATACTACCTCCACAGGAAAGTGACGACAATTTATCGGAAGCGTCCAAGCTACTACGGCAAGGAATGCAGCAGCAGCAAGCTGGTGAATTCCTTGCGGCGATGAAATCTTTACAACAATCCTTGGGCTTGTTTCAGGCAATTGGGGATTTGCAAAAACAGGCACAGGTGCTTTGTTTTTTAGGATTGGTAACTTACAGCGCCGGAGATTACAAGGGTGCTATCTCTCACTCCCAACAGTGTTTGTCTTTGCTCAACAACACCTCAGATTTAGCATTGCAAATGCAAGCACTTTCCCATTTAGGCAATTCATACCGTCACCTAAATGACCATAGTAAGGCTATTGAGTTTCTGGAAAAGTGTTTGAAAATAACCCAACAGCTGCAAGACAAGCGGAGTCAACTGGCAGCACTAAATAATTTGGGATTGGTTTATAAAGCTTTGGGCAACTTTATACAGGCAATTGAGTATCAGCAGCAAAGCCTAGAAATTGTGCGGGAACTCAAAGATAATTGGGGCGAGGAACAGGTACTCAAGAATTTGGGTAATGCTTGGTATGCTTTGGACAATTACCCAAAAGCGATCGCCTACTATGAGCAATGTGTAGTAATAGCACGCTCTTTAAAAAATGTTCGTAGTGCTTCTCAGGTGCTAAAGAATCTAGGTAATGCTTGTTATGCCTTATATGATTATGTCAAAGCCATTGAGTATTATGAAGAGCGGTTGCAATTAGCTAGAGAAATTCAAGACAACCGTAGCGAGGAACAGTCTTTAGGTAGTTTAGGAGTTGCTTGTGAAGCTTTGGGTGACTATAATAAAGCAATTACATATTATGAAGAACGTTTACTGTTAGCTAGGAGTATGAAAGATCGGCGCAGTGAAGAAGAAGCTGTTGCTCGTTTGAAAGCTGCTTGCTATGCCTTGGGCGATTACGCCAAAGCTATGCAATACCCTGGTTGA
- a CDS encoding phosphoribosyltransferase translates to MSHTPLFADRTHAGEQLARVIYDVLTQQTIDSGVKPVPIVYALPRGGVPLAAPIARLLDCPLTIIVAKKISHPENPELAIGAVTTSGNVLWTDQKLFRPKHDARWREVALNKAINQAKSLEAQLIPACPQVNAENATLILVDDGIATGMTIAVAATAMKALSPAAVWLCTPVAPQKLLPWLEQWGDRTIVLETPEPFWSVSNFYAQFPQVDTLEVLGYLQQQKTMGGMDLCE, encoded by the coding sequence ATGTCACATACCCCACTTTTTGCCGATCGCACCCATGCGGGTGAGCAATTGGCGCGAGTGATTTATGATGTTTTAACTCAGCAAACTATTGATTCTGGGGTAAAGCCTGTACCAATTGTTTATGCTTTGCCAAGAGGGGGTGTCCCATTAGCAGCACCAATAGCCCGTCTTTTGGACTGTCCGTTGACAATCATTGTGGCGAAAAAGATTAGCCATCCAGAAAATCCAGAGTTAGCAATTGGTGCAGTGACTACTTCTGGAAATGTTCTTTGGACTGATCAAAAGCTATTTCGCCCTAAACATGATGCGCGGTGGCGGGAAGTGGCTTTAAATAAAGCTATCAACCAAGCTAAGTCTCTTGAAGCTCAATTAATTCCTGCTTGTCCGCAGGTGAATGCCGAGAATGCTACGCTCATTTTAGTTGATGATGGCATTGCCACAGGTATGACAATAGCGGTAGCGGCAACTGCCATGAAAGCGCTTTCTCCAGCAGCCGTTTGGCTATGTACTCCAGTAGCGCCACAAAAATTGCTACCCTGGTTAGAACAGTGGGGCGATCGCACAATTGTCTTGGAAACACCGGAACCCTTCTGGAGTGTGAGTAATTTTTACGCCCAATTTCCTCAAGTAGATACATTAGAAGTTCTCGGATATCTTCAGCAACAAAAGACAATGGGGGGAATGGATCTGTGCGAGTAA
- a CDS encoding LexA family protein, translating into MPRGGSRKGSGRKYKFGEPLTDIGVPSSISNDLIVAIEYLWEKGTRGKELIDALLSAKFRKVRKYDYPVSAGTHSTSSVGGDSMNIDYEEIDLCEELINESNKTIILPVMGDSMIGIGIYPGDWLIVELINPLYQKPKEQEIVIVSVDDEILVKRYMREKGEVVLVSENENHEPIRRAEGAIYISGIVKSAISRNLSKRLPNG; encoded by the coding sequence ATGCCAAGAGGCGGTTCCAGAAAAGGGTCAGGTCGTAAATATAAATTTGGGGAGCCACTTACAGACATTGGTGTTCCTTCATCAATCAGTAATGACTTGATTGTGGCAATAGAGTACCTCTGGGAAAAGGGAACAAGAGGAAAAGAACTGATAGATGCTCTACTTTCAGCAAAGTTTCGCAAGGTCAGGAAGTATGATTACCCGGTATCAGCAGGCACACATAGCACATCCAGTGTTGGAGGGGATTCAATGAACATTGATTATGAAGAAATTGATCTCTGTGAGGAACTGATCAATGAATCAAATAAAACGATCATCTTACCTGTAATGGGAGACTCAATGATAGGTATTGGTATATATCCTGGTGATTGGTTAATTGTTGAACTGATTAATCCTCTATACCAAAAGCCTAAGGAGCAAGAGATTGTTATAGTTTCTGTGGATGATGAGATTTTAGTTAAACGTTATATGAGAGAAAAAGGAGAAGTAGTTTTAGTATCGGAGAACGAGAACCACGAGCCAATCAGACGCGCTGAAGGAGCAATTTATATTTCAGGAATTGTGAAAAGTGCTATTAGTCGCAATTTATCAAAAAGGTTGCCGAATGGATAA
- a CDS encoding transglutaminase TgpA family protein, protein MNRFWRLPVGNLWRQNMQGSPLIEVEDSISLRVLVLALVILGIVATDIAAETSFSFWALPLSGLGGIWSYYRRHDANVAVKFCIAIGMLVALGAFFGRLVGELNDTRLGLAELLIQLQVLHSFDTPRRKNLGYSIVIGLILLGVAATLSQTLAFAPVLLLFLAIALPTLVLDYRSRLGLQPLKTQKEKLNQNSSTLNFKFLILNFLLIVGLGLGIFALLPRFPGYQLRNFPVSSPIELKGNFTGRSIINPGYARQGKGNNQGSGTGQNQTGQPGKLDNNFYYGFNSQINQNLRGEMKPKVVMRVRSQAEGFWRVLGFDRYTGKGWEVSRNEDVMTMKRAPWSYQIFLNLPLITGKTQEIVQTYTVVADLPNLIPAMAYPKEIYFPTAMIAVDRENGLRSPVELSEGLTYTVISGVPYRDRTLLGEASTKYPQQIKKHYLQIPPEIAEKVRQRTEEILANYNREGVSKSFKSLDSPYEKALYLAQYLKQHYSIPQNPLDLPYLGEKDDLVEAFLFKYKGGYPDHFSTVLTVMLRSIGIPARLVAGFSPGEFNPFTGLYVVRNTDAYAMTEVYFPKYGWFAFDPIPNHPLIPPSVEDTQTFSVLRQLWHWVAGWLPSPVTGLLNNVFETIFRWVIRAIAWFLALFSQGWFGVLTGLILTTTAAFFGWVGWGQWREWRNRRWLKKLPVMESLYQQMLQWTTQKGLGKHPAQTPLEYARGSYQHHAPATAEVIDEISQAYVGWRYGGHTPNLKRLRERWQGLKKTAK, encoded by the coding sequence ATGAATCGGTTTTGGCGTCTCCCTGTAGGTAATTTATGGCGGCAAAATATGCAGGGGTCGCCTTTGATAGAAGTGGAAGATTCAATTTCCTTGCGGGTGCTGGTGCTAGCGTTGGTTATTTTGGGAATTGTGGCGACGGATATCGCCGCCGAGACTTCATTCAGTTTTTGGGCGTTACCCCTGAGTGGATTGGGTGGGATTTGGAGTTACTATCGTCGCCATGATGCCAATGTTGCAGTTAAGTTTTGCATCGCTATCGGAATGTTAGTAGCACTGGGTGCTTTCTTTGGGCGGTTAGTGGGAGAGTTGAATGATACGCGGTTGGGTTTGGCGGAGTTATTAATTCAACTCCAGGTGTTGCACAGCTTTGATACACCCCGCCGCAAAAATTTGGGCTATTCGATTGTTATAGGACTGATTTTATTGGGTGTGGCGGCAACGCTAAGTCAGACTTTAGCATTTGCACCTGTGTTGCTGTTATTTTTAGCGATCGCTCTGCCAACTTTAGTATTAGATTATCGCTCACGCTTGGGTTTGCAGCCATTAAAAACTCAAAAGGAAAAACTTAATCAGAATTCCTCAACTCTTAATTTTAAATTTTTAATTCTGAATTTTTTGCTAATTGTCGGTCTGGGGCTGGGAATTTTTGCTCTTTTACCCAGATTCCCTGGCTATCAATTACGGAATTTTCCTGTAAGTTCTCCTATCGAGTTAAAAGGCAATTTTACAGGACGTAGTATCATCAATCCCGGTTATGCCCGCCAAGGTAAAGGTAATAATCAAGGCAGTGGTACGGGACAAAACCAAACTGGTCAACCTGGGAAATTAGATAATAACTTTTATTACGGTTTTAATAGCCAAATTAACCAAAACCTGCGGGGCGAGATGAAACCTAAAGTTGTGATGCGGGTGCGATCGCAAGCTGAGGGTTTTTGGCGAGTACTAGGATTTGACCGTTATACAGGTAAGGGATGGGAAGTTTCTCGTAATGAAGATGTTATGACCATGAAGCGAGCGCCTTGGTCTTACCAAATTTTTCTTAACCTACCTCTGATTACTGGTAAAACCCAAGAGATAGTACAAACTTATACAGTAGTGGCGGATTTGCCTAACCTAATTCCGGCGATGGCTTATCCCAAAGAGATTTACTTTCCGACAGCAATGATCGCGGTTGATAGAGAAAATGGATTGCGATCGCCTGTGGAATTATCAGAAGGACTCACCTACACAGTAATTTCTGGAGTACCATACCGCGATCGCACTTTGTTAGGTGAAGCTTCTACTAAATATCCGCAACAGATTAAGAAGCATTATCTGCAAATTCCTCCCGAAATTGCCGAAAAAGTCCGACAACGTACCGAAGAAATTCTCGCTAACTACAATCGGGAAGGGGTATCAAAGTCTTTTAAAAGTTTGGATTCACCTTATGAAAAGGCTCTCTACTTAGCTCAATACCTGAAGCAACACTATTCTATTCCCCAAAATCCCTTAGATTTGCCTTATTTGGGAGAAAAAGATGACTTAGTAGAAGCTTTTTTATTCAAATATAAAGGCGGTTATCCAGACCACTTCTCAACAGTTCTCACAGTAATGCTACGTTCCATTGGTATCCCAGCACGGTTAGTGGCAGGGTTTAGTCCAGGAGAATTTAATCCATTTACAGGGCTGTATGTTGTCCGTAATACTGACGCTTATGCGATGACGGAAGTATATTTTCCGAAATATGGCTGGTTTGCCTTTGACCCCATTCCCAATCATCCCCTCATACCTCCATCAGTAGAAGATACTCAGACTTTTAGTGTGTTGCGCCAGTTGTGGCACTGGGTTGCTGGATGGTTACCTTCTCCAGTGACAGGTTTATTGAATAATGTATTTGAGACAATATTTAGGTGGGTGATTAGAGCGATCGCTTGGTTTTTAGCTTTATTCTCTCAAGGTTGGTTTGGTGTATTAACTGGCTTAATCTTGACAACCACAGCAGCTTTCTTCGGTTGGGTGGGTTGGGGTCAGTGGCGAGAGTGGCGCAACCGTCGATGGTTAAAGAAATTGCCAGTAATGGAGAGCCTTTATCAACAAATGCTGCAATGGACAACCCAAAAAGGTTTAGGTAAGCATCCAGCACAAACACCTTTAGAGTATGCCAGAGGATCATACCAGCATCATGCCCCAGCAACTGCTGAGGTAATAGATGAGATTAGCCAAGCCTATGTTGGTTGGCGTTATGGTGGTCATACGCCTAACTTGAAGCGATTACGAGAAAGATGGCAAGGTCTGAAAAAGACTGCTAAGTAA